From the genome of Methanofollis sp.:
ACCGCGCACCGCATGAGTACAGGCAGCGTCCCCCTGCTGCCTGTCCCGCGGGCGATCTTCATCGAGTACGTCGTCCTCGGACTTGCGGCGGCCTATGCCCTCCCCTGACCGGCAAGGAGGGCGGCAAACTTCTCTCCCTCCGCGGTGAGGGAGTAGATGATCCAGTTCCCCTGCGCAACGCCCGCGATCAGTCCGGCTTTTTTGAGCACATTGAGGTGGTACGAGAGGCGCGAGTCGGCGACCGCGACCACCTCCCTGATCACGCAGACACAGAGGGGCTGGACGGCAAGGAGGAAGAGGAT
Proteins encoded in this window:
- a CDS encoding metalloregulator ArsR/SmtB family transcription factor, coding for MPIPEPVEDDLARVGGIEGLTRLLPDGETLALRSQQFHALSDPVRLKILFLLAVQPLCVCVIREVVAVADSRLSYHLNVLKKAGLIAGVAQGNWIIYSLTAEGEKFAALLAGQGRA